One genomic segment of Drosophila melanogaster chromosome 3L includes these proteins:
- the rhea gene encoding rhea, isoform D, translating to MSTLSLRIQLEGGRVTKTIQFQPNTTVFDACKVIRDKFAEAVQGQPSEYGLFISDEQNQQGVWLEPGRTLGYYILHNQDTLEYRRKTRTLRVRMLDGAVKTILVDDSQPVSQLMVVICTKIGITNHEEYGLVREDNEAQNENLPDNKFGTLTLKRKIMEKDRDAKMESLRKKLKTDDEMNWVDVSRTLREQGIDEAETVLLRRRFFFSDQNIDSRDPVQLNLLYVQARDAILDGTHPVTQDKACEFAGIQVHIQFGPHNEAKHKTGFLDLKDFLPQSYVRTKGIEKKIFSEHRKHVDLSEIDAKVLYTKTARELPTYGVTFFLVKEKMNGKNKLVPRLLGVTKDSVLRLDEHTKEILISWPLTTVRRWGASPNTFTLDFGDYANQYYSVQTTEAEQIVQLIAGYIDIILKKKQTKDHFGIEGDEGSTMVEESVAPSKATFLQHETNRMEQLNVESLAHPGIMRPYDGERSYMENEVQTVQYGAFVGQVNHAHQPPTTKEVRISSVNLTEPQRALLGYISAGQDVLIRADEELRTKAPIQELGSDLRSIEWRENTLDTSKQAVSSHVATMSAATAQIITASHPDEVDTEAISASVSQIAQTIPEVTKEVRLIAALMENDTSGDQLLEAARNLCSAFSDLLKAAEPESKEPPQHLINAASRVGEATTHVLSTIAEEEVPENRDLHDMLLALAKAVANTTAALVLRAKNIAASCDDEQARNRVIGAASQCALATSQLVACAKVVAPTLHNAACREQLEAAAKNVARAVNSLCEVCNEASNDPKLKADLLAAARDVSKSLTDMLEHVKLSSREHANRTSTELSPVENVIIGTDILVSTHDPQEMVRHARTLGQTTAQLIQSIKGEADQQQDADMKRHLLSAAKQLADATAKLVEAARLCSSNPHDSDNQNALRKAAEELREITTTAANTPAMKRGLIQRLEFCSKQAASAATQCISAAQNAVQHSQDHQTKETLLQDCKRVADTIPRLVTSLKTTRAQPDDPNAQLNLIEAAEQFIEPALQVSKSSRALQPTVTDIPSATQLSKGALHLGQCVSELHSVAQRARDACGGQELESALEEVRKLHDVLDDTRQAAIAGQLRPLPGQTVENTADELRKSAKNVGIALSQLLSSVLHNQRSYAGAAGRDTALALGDFTRSVHGVAATTQNPAIIDCADDVVTSSARLIEQAQRTLQGASNPEALTQAGREVTGALSATVDCIPGQREVDVALRNVSELSEILSMSEFPPSSRPYATLQSELKQVAEQLSSAGGEIVVSYSSPALLAESSQNFAANYRDLLSVSMEMAGQTQEEEVRSHMIESLRHVSTQSCSLLSTAKSIAADPGQPNAKNLLHAAARGVTESINQLVDASIQSAPGQKECDNAMRNIEALRLMLDYPHEPINELGYFDCVEQATGKSRNLGYAISEMINNAKQSQHVEFSQSVNNVNDSIQGLIESSSQAAYLIGVSHPSSVAGRPGIIDQAQLTWAYQGIRQHCDIVSSQQSTKPQMISALTVIAKHTSYLCSICRQASMNTSNPVAKNEFIVLAKQVATATSDLVQDIKAIEEQSAGGSRERLVDPLLEAVKAVRQYASSSEFSSVPAKISAEGRKAQEPVIQAGRGVIDGVVEMVKAAKSLALTPDNPPVWQQLSMHSTPVSESVKRLVDNIRDKAPGQAQCEQVLHTLGTCTRELDSCALAVNAQGLSQRRDNNLHGFSGQTMNSASELIDKLEPIRMAGKNNAEQLGHAVGEISRYVVPMVNGAIGACTHIVHSQQQMSLIQQTRSVVESAITLVQSAKESAGNPRATHAHPRLDDAIDGTREAIQELQQTVEKINAETGIVTGLMEQVNRSITRLTDKRQSLLNASYSDTFVDYQTRMVARAKEIASLANEMNAKSSVEPSALPQLAVDMTQNYQQLTQDSVGASTTTSSPDVAMRIRTTVIDLGRSVSSMIQSSAGGARPNDAGAQKEIARSAREVSEKVAQVLAALQAGSRGTQACINAAHTVSGIIGDLDTTIMFATAGTLHSDGDGSFADHREHILQTAKALVEDTKVLVTGAAGTQDQLANAAQNAVSTITQLAEAVKRGACSLGSTQPDSQVMVINAVKDVASALGDLINCTKLASGKSINDPSMQDLKESARTLQDVCQTAAHNGHSKTNPQSEMRSGSHILLGSSSIDIMAN from the exons ATGTCCACACTATCGCTGCGCATTCAACTGGAGGGTGGTCGGGTGACCAAGACCATACAGTTCCAGCCCAACACCACAGTCTTCGATGCCTGCAAGGTCATTCGCGATAAGTTCGCCGAGGCAGTGCAAGGACAAC CCAGCGAATATGGACTGTTTATCTCTGATGAGCAGAACCAGCAGGGGGTTTGGTTGGAACCGGGACGCACCCTGGGCTACTACATACTGCACAACCAGGATACGCTGGAGTATCGCCGCAAGACACGAACCCTACGTGTTCGTATGTTGGATGGCGCTGTAAAGACCATTCTGGTGGATGACTCCCAGCCGGTGTCGCAGCTTATGGTGGTCATCTGCACAAAGATCGGCATCACCAATCATGAGGAATATGGATTGGTGCGCGAGGACAATGAGGCGCAGAATGAGAATCTGCCGGACAACAAGTTTGGAACGCTTACCCTTAAGCGTAAGATTATGGAGAAGGATCGCGATGCCAAAATGGAGAGTTTGCGCAAGAAACTAAAGACGGACGATGAAA TGAACTGGGTGGATGTGAGTCGCACATTGCGGGAGCAGGGAATAGATGAGGCAGAAACTGTTTTGCTCCGTCGGCGATTTTTCTTCTCGGATCAGAATATCGATTCGCGGGACCCCGTGCAATTGAATTTGCTATATGTCCAAGCCAGGGATGCCATTCTGGATGGAACCCATCCTGTCACCCAAGACAAAG CTTGCGAGTTTGCTGGCATCCAAGTGCATATTCAATTTGGACCGCATAATGAGGCCAAGCACAAGACCGGATTTCTAGA TTTGAAGGACTTCCTGCCTCAGTCTTATGTGCGCACCAAGGGAATCGAGAAGAAAATCTTTTCTGAGCACCGAAAGCATGTGGATCTATCCGAAATCGACGCCAAAGTCCTGTACACCAAGACCGCCCGGGAATTGCCCACCTACGGCGTTACCTTCTTTCTGGTCAAGGAGAAGATGAATGGCAAAAACAAGCTTGTTCCCCGTCTACTCGGAGTGACCAAAGATTCGGTGCTGCGCCTAGACGAGCACACCAAAGAGATCTTGATCTCGTGGCCCTTGACAACAGTACGCCGTTGGGGCGCCTCGCCAAACACCTTCACTCTGGACTTTGGCGACTACGCCAATCAATACTACTCGGTGCAGACGACGGAGGCCGAGCAGATTGTCCAGCTTATTGCTGGCTACATCGATATTATTCTTAAGAAGAAGCAAACCAAGGATCATTTCGGAATCGAAGGCGATGAGGGATCCACAATGGTGGAAGAGTCAGTGGCACCATCCAA AGCCACCTTCTTGCAACACGAAACGAATCGCATGGAGCAACTAAATGTGGAGAGCTTGGCTCATCCAGGCATTATGCGTCCTTATGACG GCGAGCGCTCTTATATGGAGAATGAAGTGCAGACCGTGCAGTACGGTGCCTTCGTCGGCCAGGTGAACCATGCCCACCAGCCGCCCACG ACTAAGGAAGTTCGCATTAGTTCTGTAAATCTGACGGAGCCACAGCGAGCTCTGCTGGGTTACATATCCGCTGGCCAGGATGTCTTAATTCGCGCTGACGAAGAGCTGCGCACCAAG GCACCCATCCAAGAGCTGGGCAGTGATTTGCGCTCTATTGAATGGCGTGAGAACACCCTAGACACTTCCAAACAGGCGGTTAGCAGTCATGTGGCCACCATGAGCGCTGCCACTGCCCAAATTATAACCGCCTCTCATCCGGATGAAGTGGATACAGAGGCCATTTCGGCATCGGTCTCCCAGATCGCACAAACAATTCCGGAGGTGACCAAGGAAGTGCGCCTTATTGCAGCCTTAATGGAGAACGACACAAGTGGTGACCAACTGCTGGAGGCCGCCCGCAATTTGTGCAGTGCCTTCAGTGATCTCCTCAAGGCAGCCGAGCCAGAAAGCAAGGAGCCGCCACAGCATCTGATCAACGCAGCCAGTCGTGTGGGTGAAGCTACAACTCATGTACTCAGCACAATTGCCGAAGAAGAGGTGCCCGAGAACCGTGACCTTCACGACATGCTTCTGGCCTTGGCCAAGGCGGTGGCCAACACCACTGCTGCCCTTGTGCTGCGTGCTAAGAACATTGCCGCAAGCTGTGACGATGAACAGGCCAGGAACCGTGTTATTGGAGCTGCCAGTCAGTGTGCCCTGGCTACCAGTCAATTGGTGGCTTGTGCCAAAGTTGTGGCACCAACGCTCCACAATGCTGCCTGTCGTGAGCAACTAGAAGCGGCTGCCAAAAATGTGGCCAGAGCCGTCAACTCTTTGTGCGAAGTCTGCAATGAAGCCAGCAATGATCCTAAGCTGAAGGCCGATCTCCTGGCAGCTGCTCGTGATGTGTCCAAGAGCCTCACTGATATGTTGGAGCACGTAAAGCTGAGCTCCAGGGAGCATGCCAATCGCACCAGCACCGAATTGAGTCCTGTGGAGAACGTGATAATCGGCACTGATATTCTGGTATCTACTCACGATCCCCAGGAGATGGTGCGCCATGCACGTACCCTTGGACAAACCACTGCTCAACTTATCCAGAGCATCAAGGGGGAGGCGGATCAGCAACAGGATGCAGACATGAAGCGTCATCTGTTATCCGCCGCCAAGCAGCTGGCGGATGCCACTGCTAAGTTGGTAGAGGCCGCTCGTCTCTGCTCATCCAACCCTCATGATTCGGATAACCAAAACGCTTTGCGTAAGGCAGCGGAGGAACTTCGGGAGATCACCACTACTGCGGCTAACACGCCTGCAATGAAACGTGGACTTATCCAGCGACTGGAATTCTGTTCGAAGCAAGCAGCCTCAGCAGCTACCCAGTGCATCTCGGCGGCCCAGAACGCGGTCCAGCATAGCCAAGACCATCAGACTAAGGAAACCCTTCTGCAGGATTGCAAGCGAGTGGCGGACACTATACCACGACTAGTCACATCCTTGAAAACAACCCGTGCGCAACCCGATGATCCCAATGCACAGCTAAATCTCATCGAGGCTGCTGAGCAGTTCATTGAACCTGCTCTGCAGGTGTCGAAATCGTCGAGGGCTCTACAGCCCACTGTCACTGATATTCCATCTGCTACCCAACTATCTAAGGGTGCCTTGCACTTGGGACAATGTGTCTCGGAGCTACATTCGGTAGCACAGCGTGCTCGTGATGCCTGTGGTGGTCAGGAACTGGAGTCAGCCCTAGAGGAGGTGCGCAAACTGCACGACGTGTTGGATGATACACGCCAGGCTGCTATCGCCGGGCAGTTGCGTCCATTGCCGGGACAAACCGTGGAGAATACAGCCGATGAGCTAAGAAAATCGGCAAAGAACGTGGGAATCGCCTTGAGCCAACTGCTCTCCTCTGTGCTGCACAACCAGCGCAGTTACGCTGGAGCTGCTGGACGGGACACTGCCCTGGCATTGGGTGATTTCACCAGAAGCGTACACGGAGTGGCGGCCACAACACAGAATCCAGCTATCATAGACTGTGCTGATGATGTGGTAACCAGCTCGGCACGGCTCATTGAGCAAGCTCAACGCACGTTGCAGGGAGCATCTAACCCGGAAGCGTTGACCCAAGCTGGACGAGAGGTCACCGGAGCCCTATCCGCCACTGTTGACTGCATTCCCGGACAGCGAGAAGTGGATGTGGCTTTGCGGAATGTCAGCGAATTAAGTGAAATCCTATCAATGAGTGAATTCCCACCTTCAAGCCGTCCATATGCCACTCTGCAATCGGAACTTAAACAAGTGGCAGAGCAGTTGAGCAGCGCCGGTGGTGAGATTGTGGTGTCGTATTCTTCACCAGCTTTGCTAGCCGAGAGTAGCCAAAACTTTGCTGCCAACTATCGGGATCTATTGTCCGTCAGCATGGAAATGGCCGGTCAAACGCAGGAAGAGGAGGTGCGCTCACATATGATCGAGTCCCTGCGACATGTCTCCACTCAATCATGCTCTCTCCTCTCGACGGCCAAGTCGATTGCCGCCGATCCAGGTCAACCTAATGCGAAGAACCTGCTGCATGCCGCTGCCCGAGGTGTGACCGAAAGTATCAATCAGTTGGTTGATGCCAGCATCCAATCCGCTCCCGGACAAAAGGAGTGCGACAACGCTATGCGCAACATTGAAGCCTTGCGTCTCATGTTGGATTATCCCCATGAACCTATCAACGAGTTGGGATACTTCGATTGCGTAGAACAAGCCACTGGAAAGTCAAGAAACCTTGGCTACGCTATCTCCGAGATGATCAACAATGCCAAGCAGTCGCAGCATGTGGAGTTTAGTCAATCGGTGAATAACGTTAACGACTCCATTCAGGGATTGATCGAGAGCTCATCGCAGGCTGCCTATTTGATTGGAGTTTCGCATCCTTCAAGTGTCGCAGGAAGACCAGGAATCATCGACCAAGCCCAGCTTACTTGGGCCTACCAGGGAATCCGTCAGCACTGTGACATTGTGAGCAGCCAGCAATCTACTAAGCCGCAAATGATTTCTGCCCTCACGGTGATTGCAAAGCACACCAGTTATCTGTGCTCCATTTGCCGTCAGGCCTCGATGAACACATCAAACCCTGTGGCCAAGAACGAGTTTATTGTGCTTGCTAAGCAAGTGGCCACGGCTACTTCGGACTTGGTGCAGGATATCAAGGCTATTGAGGAGCAGTCGGCTGGAGGAAGTCGAGAGCGTCTGGTGGATCCTTTATTGGAAGCTGTCAAGGCTGTGCGTCAGTATGCTTCGAGTTCAGAGTTCAGTTCAGTGCCGGCCAAGATATCTGCGGAAGGCAGGAAAGCCCAGGAGCCAGTCATCCAAGCGGGTCGCGGTGTAATCGATGGTGTTGTGGAGATGGTCAAGGCCGCCAAGTCATTGGCCCTAACGCCCGATAATCCACCAGTGTGGCAACAGCTCTCTATGCACTCCACCCCGGTGTCGGAGTCGGTAAAGCGATTGGTGGACAACATTCGCGACAAGGCTCCTGGACAGGCACAGTGCGAACAGGTGCTCCACACTTTGGGCACATGCACCCGCGAATTGGACAGTTGTGCCCTTGCCGTTAATGCACAGGGTCTCAGTCAGCGACGGGATAACAACTTGCATGGATTCAGTGGCCAGACGATGAACTCTGCTTCCGAGCTTATTGACAAACTGGAACCTATACGTATGGCTGGCAAGAACAATGCCGAACAACTTGGTCACGCAGTGGGCGAAATCTCGCGTTATGTGGTGCCAATGGTTAATGGAGCAATTGGAGCTTGCACCCACATTGTTCACAGCCAACAGCAAATGTCGCTAATTCAGCAGACCCGTTCGGTGGTGGAAAGTGCCATTACTCTGGTCCAATCGGCCAAGGAATCGGCTGGCAATCCTCGTGCCACTCATGCCCATCCCCGACTGGATGATGCAATCGATGGCACAAGGGAGGCCATTCAGGAGCTGCAGCAAACCGTGGAGAAGATCAATGCAGAAACGGGCATCGTGACTGGATTGATGGAGCAGGTGAACCGTTCCATCACCCGTTTAACCGATAAGCGGCAGTCCCTGCTGAACGCCTCATACTCGGACACCTTTGTTGATTATCAGACGCGAATGGTGGCGCGAGCAAAGGAAATCGCCAGTCTGGCCAACGAGATGAACGCTAAGAGCAGCGTTGAACCATCGGCTCTACCTCAACTCGCCGTGGACATGACACAAAACTATCAACAATTGACTCAGGACTCCGTTGGAGCAAGTACCACCACTTCTTCGCCGGATGTGGCAATGCGTATTCGCACCACAGTTATTGATTTGGGCCGATCGGTGAGCTCTATGATTCAGTCGTCGGCCGGCGGAGCACGACCCAACGATGCGGGCGCCCAAAAAGAAATTGCACGCAGCGCTCGAGAGGTGTCCGAAAAGGTGGCCCAGGTGCTGGCGGCTTTGCAAGCGGGATCGCGTGGAACTCAGGCGTGCATTAATGCAGCCCACACGGTATCCGGCATCATTGGAGACTTGGATACAACCATTATGTTCGCTACCGCCGGAACTTTGCATTCGGATGGTGATGGAAGCTTTGCCGACCACCGCGAGCACATACTTCAAACGGCAAAGGCTTTGGTGGAGGACACCAAGGTTCTGGTGACTGGAGCTGCTGGAACTCAAGACCAGCTAGCCAACGCAGCTCAGAATGCTGTGTCAACCATAA CTCAATTGGCTGAGGCAGTAAAGCGAGGAGCATGCTCGCTGGGCTCTACCCAACCCGATTCCCAGGTCATGGTCATCAATGCCGTCAAGGATGTAGCCTCTGCACTTGGTGATTTGATTAACTGCACTAAGTTGGCCTCCGGCAAGTCCATCAACGATCCCTCCATGCAGGATCTTAAAGAGAGCGCCAGG ACGCTTCAAGATGTTTGCCAAACAGCTGCCCACAATGGCCATTCAAAAACTAACCCACAGTCCGAAATGCGAAGTGGCAGCCACATCCTCctcggcagcagcagcatcgacATCATGGCCAATTGA